The following proteins come from a genomic window of Nautilia profundicola AmH:
- the msrA gene encoding peptide-methionine (S)-S-oxide reductase MsrA codes for MPKAVFGGGCFWCLDAVFRKVDGVRDVVVGYAGGRRPNPNYEQVCTGVTGHAEVVEIDYDENTVSYDELLDIFFKIHDPTQLNRQGNDVGTQYRSIILYLDEEQKEKALKKIEELKKEGLNVVTEVKPLEIFYPAEKYHQNYFAKNPHQPYCMYVVAPKVEKYLKIKNENKKT; via the coding sequence ATGCCTAAAGCGGTATTCGGAGGCGGGTGTTTTTGGTGTCTGGACGCCGTATTCAGAAAAGTTGACGGAGTAAGGGACGTAGTAGTCGGATATGCTGGAGGAAGACGTCCAAATCCGAACTACGAGCAGGTGTGTACCGGTGTAACCGGACATGCGGAAGTAGTTGAAATAGATTATGATGAAAATACAGTTAGTTATGATGAACTTCTTGATATATTTTTCAAAATCCACGACCCTACACAGCTTAACAGGCAGGGAAACGATGTTGGAACCCAATACAGGTCTATAATTCTGTATCTTGATGAAGAGCAGAAAGAAAAGGCGTTAAAAAAGATAGAAGAGCTTAAAAAAGAGGGCTTGAATGTGGTAACTGAAGTAAAACCTCTTGAGATATTCTATCCGGCAGAAAAGTATCATCAAAACTATTTTGCCAAAAACCCACATCAGCCTTACTGTATGTACGTGGTGGCGCCTAAGGTTGAAAAATATTTAAAGATTAAAAATGAAAACAAAAAAACTTAA
- a CDS encoding ion transporter — protein MKIREVIIKALVAFAFYLDSNVKYKKIKGFFRRLMNDDDYTPKKIFDFFMLFLVITSVGILLYDIKHELNPWLEDFDFYIVTMIFAIEYIIRLWVYNDTHKIILEEYEESTFLEREFSLKNVIKKALLKKWEYIKSPFAIIDFLAILPGFRSLRILRIFVIFRLFKVLRYTKSINTFLEVLANKKFELTILLLAVGFVTFIGGAVIYVFEAHTNPKIDTIFDAIYWSLITISTVGYGDITPITEEGKVLTMFLIVVGIGFISFSTSIIASAFTEKLQELKADRVFRTIKHMEDVYLICGYSNEAEILAERFQKDNIDFVIVDMDEDRVEKASHKGYITLKGDITQKTFLQVLDFNKISKIFVLTNNDISNSFIVLSVKAYSKGAEIIALANDERNVSKIKKAGANYVVVPSTVTALLTAEYIGNPITFEVIDAILTEKRNAIIDEIIVIKDSILDGKLIGEIDFDRYKIILFGVLKRSESPLLNETLQIEKGHFYFNPPFDLKLEEGDILVVMGYSVSVNYFKYQIERSSI, from the coding sequence TTGAAGATAAGAGAAGTTATTATTAAAGCCCTTGTGGCTTTTGCCTTTTATCTCGACAGTAATGTTAAATATAAAAAGATAAAAGGCTTTTTTAGAAGATTAATGAACGATGATGATTATACTCCTAAAAAAATCTTTGATTTTTTTATGCTTTTTTTGGTTATTACAAGTGTAGGGATATTACTGTATGATATAAAACATGAGCTTAATCCTTGGCTTGAAGATTTTGATTTTTATATAGTGACTATGATTTTTGCTATTGAGTATATTATCAGGCTTTGGGTTTATAACGATACTCATAAAATTATACTTGAAGAATATGAAGAGTCTACTTTTCTTGAAAGAGAGTTTTCCCTTAAAAACGTTATCAAAAAAGCCCTTTTAAAAAAATGGGAATATATTAAATCCCCGTTTGCAATTATCGACTTTTTGGCGATACTTCCGGGATTCAGATCTTTAAGAATACTCAGGATTTTTGTAATTTTCAGGCTTTTCAAGGTACTTAGATATACAAAAAGTATCAATACGTTTTTGGAAGTACTTGCAAATAAAAAGTTTGAACTTACAATATTATTATTAGCAGTCGGTTTTGTAACTTTTATCGGAGGCGCCGTTATATATGTTTTTGAAGCGCATACTAATCCGAAAATAGATACGATTTTTGATGCAATATACTGGTCTTTAATTACAATATCTACGGTAGGTTACGGTGATATTACCCCTATTACAGAAGAGGGTAAAGTCCTTACGATGTTTTTGATTGTTGTAGGTATTGGATTTATATCTTTCTCCACATCAATCATTGCTTCGGCATTTACCGAAAAACTTCAAGAACTCAAAGCTGACAGGGTGTTCAGAACAATCAAACACATGGAAGATGTGTATTTGATATGTGGATATTCAAATGAAGCTGAAATTTTGGCCGAAAGATTTCAAAAAGATAATATTGATTTCGTAATTGTAGATATGGATGAAGATAGGGTTGAAAAAGCGTCTCATAAAGGGTATATAACCCTAAAAGGCGATATTACTCAAAAAACATTTTTACAGGTGCTTGATTTTAATAAAATATCAAAAATCTTTGTACTTACAAATAACGATATAAGCAACTCGTTTATAGTGCTGAGTGTAAAAGCATACAGTAAAGGGGCTGAAATTATTGCACTTGCCAATGATGAAAGAAATGTAAGCAAAATTAAAAAAGCCGGTGCCAATTATGTTGTGGTACCTTCAACCGTTACGGCTTTGCTTACGGCCGAGTATATTGGGAATCCTATAACATTTGAAGTAATTGATGCGATTTTAACTGAAAAAAGAAATGCTATTATTGATGAAATTATCGTTATTAAAGATTCGATTCTTGACGGTAAACTGATAGGAGAGATAGATTTTGACAGATATAAAATAATACTTTTCGGTGTATTGAAAAGAAGCGAATCCCCGCTTTTAAACGAAACGCTTCAGATTGAGAAAGGGCATTTTTATTTTAACCCTCCTTTTGATTTAAAACTTGAAGAAGGTGATATTTTGGTTGTAATGGGTTACAGCGTTAGTGTTAATTATTTTAAATATCAAATAGAAAGAAGTAGTATATGA
- a CDS encoding HU family DNA-binding protein, which produces MKKSELIAAVAEKSGLSKKDVNAVIDATIEAMEEALKAGKKVSFIGFGSFEVVTRAPRVARVPGTNKEVKIPETKSVKFKVGKKLKELLNK; this is translated from the coding sequence ATGAAAAAGTCTGAATTAATCGCAGCGGTAGCAGAAAAGTCAGGTCTAAGCAAAAAAGATGTTAATGCAGTTATCGATGCAACAATCGAAGCAATGGAAGAAGCACTAAAAGCTGGTAAAAAAGTTAGTTTTATCGGATTCGGAAGTTTTGAAGTTGTAACAAGAGCTCCAAGAGTAGCAAGAGTTCCTGGAACAAACAAAGAAGTTAAAATCCCTGAAACTAAATCAGTTAAATTCAAAGTTGGTAAAAAATTAAAAGAACTTTTAAACAAATAA
- a CDS encoding potassium channel family protein, protein MRIAIFGFDDFGERVARFLNKKDLIIVVLDEKEEARAREKLYDVIKLHNIDDDEIGKIEEFDIAIAVLHDEDKNLFLCLTLRDLFPDKKIIAKVADKDNEYKYKLAGVSKLINPFEVTANRIMTILKKPLTLKVIEEIIFQDNKLSFAEIVIPPNSFLDGKYIKDIYKDISSLYNLLIIGIVDKELSENVQFVTKGYNHKIDEGDILIVVGDIEEIERFKQDLERFHGGEA, encoded by the coding sequence ATGAGAATTGCAATTTTCGGATTTGACGATTTTGGAGAAAGAGTAGCGAGATTTCTTAATAAAAAAGACTTAATCATTGTTGTTTTGGATGAAAAGGAAGAAGCAAGGGCGAGAGAAAAACTTTATGACGTAATCAAACTTCATAATATAGATGACGACGAAATAGGAAAAATTGAAGAGTTTGATATTGCTATTGCCGTATTGCACGATGAGGATAAGAACCTGTTTTTGTGTTTGACGTTAAGAGATCTTTTTCCGGATAAAAAGATTATTGCAAAAGTTGCGGATAAAGACAATGAATATAAGTACAAACTTGCAGGTGTTAGCAAACTTATTAATCCTTTTGAGGTAACCGCAAACAGAATTATGACTATTCTTAAAAAGCCTCTAACACTTAAGGTTATAGAAGAAATAATTTTTCAGGATAATAAACTTTCTTTCGCTGAAATAGTGATACCTCCTAATTCGTTTTTAGACGGGAAATATATAAAAGATATATATAAGGATATTTCATCGCTTTATAATTTACTGATAATTGGTATAGTGGATAAGGAACTCTCAGAAAACGTTCAGTTTGTAACAAAAGGGTATAATCATAAAATTGACGAAGGCGATATTTTAATAGTAGTAGGTGACATTGAAGAAATCGAACGCTTTAAGCAGGATTTAGAGCGTTTTCACGGAGGAGAGGCATGA
- the fliG gene encoding flagellar motor switch protein FliG: protein MALSAQQQAILDELSMPEKIAILLIQLGEDLTAQIFSYMDVNAITEISKYIATAKAIDKAIAAAVLEEFYVIFQSNQYIASGGLEYAKEILYKALGPEEAKKVLDKLAKSLQSEQTFGFLQKVKPQQLADFIVNEHPQTIALILAHMDPTSAAETLSYFPDEVRAEVLIRMSNLGDISPQVIKKVSAILETKLEALTGYKVEIGGVRFVAEIFNRLGQKAAKSTLKFIEQVNNELAEEIKEKMFTFEDILKLDNNAIREILKEADKNQLMIALKGAPEELKEKFLANMSQRAAAAFEEEMQFLGPVKVKDVEAAQRSIVEIVQKLAEEGKVSIGAEEEVIE, encoded by the coding sequence ATGGCACTATCAGCTCAGCAACAAGCTATACTTGACGAACTTTCAATGCCGGAAAAAATAGCGATATTATTGATTCAGCTTGGTGAGGATTTAACAGCTCAGATTTTTTCATATATGGATGTAAACGCAATAACCGAGATTTCAAAATATATTGCTACGGCAAAAGCGATAGATAAAGCGATTGCGGCGGCAGTTTTAGAAGAATTTTATGTAATATTTCAATCAAATCAGTATATTGCAAGCGGCGGTCTTGAATATGCTAAAGAAATATTATATAAAGCATTAGGTCCGGAAGAAGCTAAAAAAGTTCTTGATAAACTTGCAAAATCGCTTCAGAGTGAGCAGACTTTCGGATTTTTACAAAAAGTTAAACCTCAACAGCTTGCGGACTTTATCGTAAACGAACACCCTCAGACAATCGCACTTATTTTAGCACATATGGATCCTACAAGTGCAGCTGAAACACTTAGCTATTTTCCTGATGAGGTAAGGGCTGAAGTGCTTATCAGAATGAGTAATCTTGGCGATATTTCTCCACAGGTTATTAAAAAAGTATCGGCAATTCTTGAAACAAAACTTGAAGCTCTTACAGGATATAAGGTTGAAATCGGTGGGGTAAGATTCGTTGCGGAAATATTCAATAGACTCGGTCAAAAAGCTGCAAAATCTACGCTTAAATTCATTGAACAGGTTAATAATGAGCTTGCAGAAGAAATTAAAGAAAAAATGTTTACATTTGAGGATATCCTTAAACTTGACAATAACGCAATTCGTGAAATTTTAAAAGAAGCTGATAAAAATCAATTAATGATTGCATTAAAAGGCGCACCTGAAGAATTAAAAGAAAAATTTTTAGCTAATATGTCACAGCGTGCAGCGGCTGCGTTTGAAGAAGAGATGCAGTTCTTGGGTCCTGTTAAAGTTAAAGATGTTGAAGCTGCACAAAGAAGTATAGTGGAAATAGTTCAAAAACTTGCTGAAGAAGGTAAAGTATCAATCGGAGCGGAGGAAGAAGTAATTGAGTAG
- a CDS encoding NAD(P)H-dependent glycerol-3-phosphate dehydrogenase, whose amino-acid sequence MISVIGGGAWGSALYYAIKQKVPDAVITSRTKRDIDGFVDLKQALKNEYILIVIAAQAIKDFLRTVDLKNKKILVASKGIDNEKLMFLNEIFEEYVEAENLAFISGPSFAKEVKENKPTALVIASKNLKLAEEFSKFFPPFLKIYTDSDVEGVEVAGAYKNVIAIASGICEGLNLGKNAKAALLARGLVEMDRFGEFFGAKKDTFLGVAGAGDLFLTANSTMSRNYRVGLNLAKGKHLNDILNKLGEVAEGVYTTKAIYELSKKHNIYTPIADEVYKIIYENKKPLKSLEDLLK is encoded by the coding sequence ATGATATCTGTAATAGGCGGTGGTGCATGGGGTAGCGCACTTTACTATGCTATAAAACAAAAAGTACCTGATGCTGTTATAACCTCCAGAACCAAGAGAGATATTGACGGGTTTGTAGATTTAAAACAAGCATTAAAAAACGAATATATCTTAATTGTGATTGCAGCACAGGCGATTAAGGATTTTTTGAGAACTGTGGATTTAAAAAATAAAAAAATATTGGTTGCAAGTAAGGGTATCGATAACGAAAAATTAATGTTTTTAAATGAAATATTTGAAGAGTATGTAGAAGCTGAGAACCTTGCTTTTATTTCGGGTCCGTCTTTTGCAAAGGAAGTAAAGGAAAACAAACCCACAGCTCTTGTAATAGCTTCAAAAAATCTTAAACTGGCTGAAGAATTCAGTAAGTTTTTTCCTCCGTTTTTGAAAATTTACACCGACAGTGATGTAGAGGGTGTAGAGGTTGCAGGAGCATATAAAAACGTAATAGCGATTGCCAGTGGAATATGTGAGGGGCTGAATCTTGGCAAAAACGCCAAAGCGGCTCTTCTTGCCAGAGGTCTTGTAGAAATGGACAGATTCGGTGAGTTTTTCGGAGCGAAAAAAGACACATTTTTAGGAGTGGCGGGAGCGGGGGATCTTTTCCTGACAGCAAATTCTACAATGAGCAGAAACTACAGAGTCGGACTTAACCTTGCAAAAGGAAAACATCTTAACGATATATTAAACAAACTCGGAGAAGTCGCAGAAGGTGTTTATACTACAAAAGCTATATATGAGCTTTCAAAAAAACACAATATTTATACACCTATAGCCGATGAAGTGTATAAAATTATATATGAAAACAAAAAGCCGTTAAAATCTTTGGAGGATTTGCTAAAGTGA
- a CDS encoding CoA-binding protein — translation MSACELPSSKKTEKKLCEVLKESKTIVVVGLSPKEHRASNQVAKYMQENGYKIIPVYPREETILGEKVYRSLDEIDFEVDIVDIFRKGEDTPPIVEKAVKMPGIKCVFLQEGVINEKSKEIAENAGVYYVEDRCIMVDHIRCKNEGLL, via the coding sequence ATGAGCGCTTGTGAGCTTCCAAGCAGTAAAAAAACCGAAAAAAAACTGTGTGAAGTACTTAAAGAATCGAAAACCATTGTAGTTGTAGGGCTTTCTCCAAAAGAACACAGAGCTTCAAACCAGGTGGCTAAATATATGCAGGAAAACGGTTATAAAATTATTCCGGTTTATCCGAGAGAAGAAACGATACTTGGTGAAAAAGTATATAGAAGCCTTGATGAAATAGATTTTGAGGTCGATATTGTAGATATATTTAGAAAAGGCGAAGACACTCCTCCCATCGTAGAAAAAGCCGTAAAAATGCCGGGAATCAAATGTGTGTTTTTACAAGAAGGCGTTATTAATGAAAAATCAAAAGAAATAGCCGAAAATGCGGGTGTTTATTATGTTGAAGACAGATGTATCATGGTGGATCATATCAGATGTAAAAACGAAGGATTATTATGA
- the dxs gene encoding 1-deoxy-D-xylulose-5-phosphate synthase, with the protein MIDVKSKNIVELEKLAQDIRKRILEVVSAKGGHLSSTLGAVELIIAMHYVFDVEKDPFIFDVSHQAYAHKLLTGRWDEFDTLRQFGGISGYTKPSESKYDYFSAGHSSTSISVAVGAAKAIKLKGEERIPVVLIGDGAMSAGMVYEALNELGFRKYPVVIILNDNEMSIGKPIGALSKYLTRLKAGKLYQGFKEKFKKFLDSAPKDVKYMAKKFEEMFSVHGVFFEEMGLEYIGPIDGHNLEEVIETLEVAKSLKKPVIVHAKTIKGKGYEQAEGYYEHWHGVGPFDLKTGKPLKKSSLSATKVYSETLLELAKEDKNIVGVTAAMPSGTGMKELMKEFPERFWDVGIAEQHAVTSMAPLAKEGFIPFVAIYSTFLQRGYDQIIHDVCLDNYPVRFAIDRAGIVGADGETHQGVFDIGYLRILPNITIFAPRDFETLKKAVRFAKEFNDGPCAFRYPRGAFTLEDEVFDAKDFELGKAEVLIDSDNIMFIAYGNGVGKAYKAHKLLKEQGIDTGVVDLRFVKPFDKELLRSLRAKKWYVISDNAKEGGIAEMLSDFVNSENLDVSIESFEYPDEFIPHGDVESVERLLKVDVQSIVEKIKDQNA; encoded by the coding sequence ATGATAGATGTTAAAAGTAAAAATATTGTTGAATTAGAAAAACTGGCACAAGATATAAGAAAAAGAATTTTAGAAGTTGTTTCGGCAAAAGGCGGACATTTAAGTTCAACACTCGGTGCGGTTGAACTTATTATTGCCATGCATTATGTTTTTGACGTAGAAAAAGATCCTTTTATTTTTGATGTGTCACACCAGGCATATGCACATAAACTTTTAACCGGTAGATGGGATGAGTTTGATACTTTAAGACAGTTCGGAGGTATCAGCGGTTATACCAAACCGAGTGAGAGTAAATATGATTATTTCAGCGCGGGACACTCCTCTACCTCTATATCTGTGGCGGTTGGTGCTGCAAAAGCGATTAAATTAAAAGGTGAAGAGAGGATACCAGTTGTTTTAATAGGTGACGGGGCTATGAGTGCCGGTATGGTATATGAGGCTCTGAATGAACTCGGATTTAGAAAATACCCTGTGGTAATAATACTAAACGATAACGAAATGAGTATAGGTAAACCTATAGGTGCACTTAGCAAATACCTTACAAGACTTAAAGCCGGAAAGCTTTATCAGGGATTTAAGGAAAAGTTTAAAAAATTCCTTGATTCCGCTCCTAAAGACGTAAAATATATGGCTAAAAAATTTGAAGAAATGTTTAGCGTTCACGGTGTCTTTTTTGAAGAAATGGGACTTGAATACATTGGACCTATTGACGGACACAATCTTGAAGAGGTAATTGAAACGCTTGAAGTTGCAAAAAGCCTGAAAAAGCCTGTAATTGTCCATGCCAAAACAATTAAAGGAAAAGGTTACGAGCAGGCGGAAGGATATTATGAACACTGGCACGGAGTGGGACCGTTTGACCTTAAAACCGGAAAACCACTTAAAAAATCCTCTCTGAGCGCCACTAAAGTTTATTCCGAAACATTATTGGAACTTGCAAAAGAAGATAAAAACATTGTAGGTGTGACCGCCGCAATGCCAAGCGGTACGGGAATGAAAGAACTGATGAAAGAGTTTCCGGAGAGGTTTTGGGATGTCGGAATTGCAGAGCAGCATGCCGTAACATCCATGGCTCCTCTTGCAAAAGAAGGATTTATTCCGTTTGTTGCAATATATTCAACCTTTTTACAAAGAGGGTATGACCAGATCATTCATGATGTGTGTCTTGATAACTATCCTGTAAGATTCGCAATCGACAGAGCCGGAATAGTCGGTGCGGACGGTGAAACCCATCAGGGTGTGTTTGATATAGGGTATCTTAGAATTCTGCCAAATATTACTATTTTCGCACCAAGGGATTTCGAAACTCTTAAAAAGGCAGTAAGGTTTGCAAAAGAATTCAACGACGGACCTTGTGCGTTCAGATATCCAAGGGGTGCTTTCACTCTTGAAGACGAAGTGTTTGATGCAAAAGATTTTGAACTCGGCAAAGCTGAAGTTTTGATTGATAGCGATAATATTATGTTTATAGCATACGGCAACGGTGTAGGAAAAGCATATAAAGCCCATAAACTTCTAAAAGAGCAGGGAATCGATACGGGAGTTGTCGATTTAAGGTTTGTAAAACCGTTTGACAAAGAACTTTTAAGAAGCCTCAGGGCAAAAAAATGGTATGTAATAAGTGACAATGCAAAAGAGGGCGGAATTGCCGAAATGCTTAGCGATTTTGTAAACTCTGAAAATCTTGATGTGAGTATTGAGAGTTTTGAATACCCTGACGAGTTTATTCCGCACGGGGATGTTGAAAGTGTGGAGAGACTTTTAAAAGTTGACGTTCAAAGCATAGTGGAGAAAATAAAGGACCAAAATGCCTAA
- the gatB gene encoding Asp-tRNA(Asn)/Glu-tRNA(Gln) amidotransferase subunit GatB, whose translation MSKYEVVIGLEVHVQLNTKTKIFCNCATSFGHEPNTNTCPTCLGLPGALPVLNKEAVRKAVMFGKAVNAEINKKSIFARKNYFYPDLPKGYQISQFEIPIVGKGSLTIEVNGETKEIGITRAHLEEDAGKNIHDGDVSKVDLNRAGTPLLEIVSEPDMRSSDEAIAYLKKLHAIVKYLGISDANMQEGSFRCDANVSVRPKGQKEFGTRVEIKNINSFRFIKQAIEYEIERHIEAYEYDEYEDEVVQETRLFDSKTGETRSMRGKEESADYRYFPDPDLLPLVVPDEFFDIEIPELPDEKKERYMKEFGLKEYDAGVLTAEPELAAYFEDLVARGCEPVMANNWLAVELLGRLNKAGYSIENSPVSSEKLAVLILRIKDNTISGAGGKKVLDLLMEEDIEVDAAIDKLGLKQVSDEGAIEKMVDEILAANEDKVAEYKAGKDKLFGFFVGQVMKASKGKANPQVVNKILKSKLS comes from the coding sequence ATGAGTAAATATGAAGTGGTAATAGGTCTTGAGGTTCATGTTCAACTGAATACGAAAACCAAAATTTTCTGTAACTGTGCCACAAGTTTCGGGCATGAGCCTAATACGAACACATGTCCTACGTGTTTAGGGCTTCCGGGTGCACTTCCGGTACTTAACAAAGAAGCGGTAAGAAAAGCGGTAATGTTCGGAAAAGCGGTAAATGCCGAAATTAACAAAAAATCAATATTCGCAAGAAAAAACTATTTTTATCCGGATCTTCCGAAAGGCTATCAGATAAGCCAGTTTGAAATTCCGATTGTAGGAAAAGGAAGTTTGACTATTGAAGTTAATGGGGAAACTAAAGAAATAGGAATCACAAGAGCTCATCTTGAAGAAGACGCTGGTAAAAATATCCATGACGGTGACGTAAGCAAGGTTGACTTAAACAGAGCCGGAACGCCTCTTCTTGAGATAGTAAGTGAACCTGATATGAGAAGCAGCGATGAGGCGATCGCGTATCTTAAAAAACTGCATGCAATAGTAAAATACCTTGGAATCAGTGATGCCAACATGCAGGAAGGTTCTTTCAGATGCGACGCAAACGTTTCAGTCAGACCAAAAGGACAAAAAGAGTTTGGTACAAGGGTTGAGATTAAAAATATTAACTCGTTCAGATTCATAAAACAGGCGATCGAATACGAAATCGAAAGACATATTGAAGCGTATGAATATGACGAATATGAAGATGAAGTTGTACAGGAGACAAGACTTTTTGATTCTAAAACGGGTGAAACAAGAAGTATGAGAGGAAAAGAAGAATCGGCAGATTACAGATACTTTCCGGATCCGGATCTGCTGCCTCTTGTGGTTCCTGATGAATTTTTTGATATCGAAATTCCTGAGCTTCCTGATGAGAAAAAAGAAAGATACATGAAAGAATTCGGTCTTAAAGAGTATGATGCGGGAGTACTTACGGCAGAGCCTGAACTTGCGGCTTATTTTGAAGACTTGGTTGCAAGAGGTTGTGAGCCTGTAATGGCAAATAACTGGCTGGCGGTCGAGCTTTTAGGAAGACTGAATAAAGCCGGATATTCTATAGAAAATTCACCTGTAAGCAGTGAAAAACTTGCAGTACTTATTCTAAGAATAAAAGACAATACGATAAGCGGTGCGGGCGGTAAGAAAGTATTAGATCTTTTAATGGAAGAAGATATTGAAGTTGACGCGGCAATTGATAAACTTGGTCTAAAACAGGTAAGTGACGAGGGTGCGATTGAGAAAATGGTTGATGAAATTCTTGCGGCAAATGAAGATAAAGTAGCTGAATATAAAGCCGGAAAAGATAAACTTTTCGGATTTTTCGTAGGACAGGTTATGAAAGCAAGCAAAGGAAAAGCCAATCCTCAAGTTGTAAATAAAATACTTAAAAGCAAGCTGTCTTGA
- the fliH gene encoding flagellar assembly protein FliH has translation MSRIVNGEAVEKHIINQYSFKSFDDSDTFVSTNNSDNQQNSENEKETSDTNQHNTSNQNNNSNNEVIEKLLEKIEELSNNIVNIQTKFEQQLNECKQQIEIEKQKAYEEGYKKGKEEANNELSKEMEEKIKLLQSSIEKVDKINEVFEEKILSIEKELISVALDIAKEVIQKEVSENSKEIAYNLAKSLMEDIKDATKIQIKVNPKDAQYLKEQNLQNVEIIEDEAVKEGGVVIVSDIGNIDAEILQRFKAIKEAVLEGNE, from the coding sequence TTGAGTAGAATAGTAAACGGCGAAGCAGTGGAAAAACACATAATTAATCAGTATTCATTTAAAAGCTTTGACGATAGTGATACATTTGTTTCTACAAATAATAGTGATAATCAGCAGAATTCGGAAAATGAAAAAGAAACATCAGATACGAATCAACACAATACATCAAATCAGAACAATAATTCTAATAATGAAGTAATTGAAAAACTTCTTGAAAAAATAGAAGAGCTGAGTAATAATATTGTAAATATTCAAACGAAATTCGAGCAACAGTTAAATGAATGCAAACAGCAAATAGAGATTGAAAAGCAAAAAGCGTACGAAGAGGGATATAAAAAAGGTAAAGAAGAAGCCAATAACGAGCTTTCCAAAGAAATGGAAGAGAAAATTAAACTTCTTCAAAGTTCTATTGAAAAAGTGGATAAAATCAACGAAGTGTTTGAAGAGAAAATACTTTCGATAGAAAAAGAGTTAATTTCGGTAGCACTTGATATCGCAAAAGAGGTAATTCAAAAAGAAGTTAGTGAAAATTCAAAAGAAATAGCTTATAATCTTGCTAAATCATTAATGGAAGATATTAAAGACGCTACAAAAATACAAATAAAAGTAAATCCGAAAGATGCTCAGTATCTTAAAGAGCAGAATTTACAAAATGTTGAAATTATTGAAGATGAAGCGGTAAAAGAGGGCGGAGTGGTGATTGTAAGCGATATAGGAAATATTGATGCGGAAATTTTACAGAGGTTTAAAGCTATAAAAGAAGCGGTATTGGAAGGTAATGAATGA